From a single Pseudobutyrivibrio xylanivorans genomic region:
- a CDS encoding ATP-binding protein produces MVTRTNELKRLEAIYQSEVSNIVLMYGRLGSGKESLMDTFTTGKSYFYYRSRQCSDAKQLSYFDKQMRETYSYSKIGQSFEECFKNFRSKDGSKHIVIIDEAQFSIKKSNELFQSLVSLKNRKLYPGKVMVLIVSSSIVWAENTFPEIIGNQKSAVDETIKLENLSFLDVVRAFPDYTVAQSVSTYGIIGGVADYVDRWNGKKQIKANVCEHILSSTGFLYKEAEGYISTELRELSCYNTILGSIASGNEKLNDLFEDTGYSRAKISVYMKNLAAFDVVDKVVSFETGGWDNTKKGVYRIVDPYINFWFTFVYPHLSELTYRQPESFYNEFIAPYLDEYLQSYFVDVCREYLHLLNVVGQLPIKLVKIGTWIGKEGTIDVIGQSSNRENVVGICNWAEKQMSYSRYEELLESMKKARITANTIYLFSATKFDSKLVELSKENKSVVLVDMTEL; encoded by the coding sequence ATGGTTACTAGAACAAATGAACTTAAGAGATTAGAGGCTATTTACCAGAGCGAAGTTAGTAATATTGTTCTTATGTATGGCAGACTTGGCAGTGGCAAAGAGAGTCTTATGGACACTTTTACTACAGGAAAGTCATACTTTTATTATCGAAGCCGTCAGTGTTCTGATGCGAAGCAGCTTTCTTATTTTGACAAGCAAATGCGCGAGACCTATAGCTATTCCAAGATAGGTCAGTCTTTTGAGGAGTGTTTCAAGAATTTTAGATCAAAGGATGGTTCGAAGCATATTGTTATCATTGATGAGGCACAATTCTCTATCAAAAAATCAAATGAACTTTTCCAAAGCCTTGTTTCTTTAAAGAATAGAAAGCTTTATCCTGGCAAGGTTATGGTCCTCATTGTCAGCTCATCTATCGTTTGGGCTGAGAATACTTTCCCAGAAATTATTGGAAATCAAAAGTCTGCGGTTGACGAGACTATCAAGCTGGAGAATCTCTCTTTCCTTGATGTTGTTAGAGCGTTCCCTGATTATACTGTGGCTCAGTCTGTTAGCACCTATGGTATTATTGGTGGAGTTGCAGATTATGTTGACCGTTGGAATGGCAAGAAGCAAATTAAGGCAAACGTATGTGAGCATATTTTAAGCTCTACAGGCTTCTTATATAAGGAAGCAGAGGGATATATTTCTACAGAGCTTAGAGAGCTTTCCTGCTACAATACCATTCTTGGCTCTATTGCAAGCGGCAATGAGAAGCTTAATGATTTGTTTGAGGATACTGGTTACTCCCGTGCAAAGATTTCTGTTTACATGAAGAATCTGGCGGCCTTTGATGTAGTGGATAAGGTTGTCTCCTTTGAAACAGGTGGCTGGGATAATACTAAAAAAGGCGTCTATCGAATAGTTGACCCATATATTAATTTCTGGTTCACTTTTGTTTATCCTCATCTTTCTGAGTTGACCTATCGTCAGCCAGAATCATTTTATAATGAGTTTATTGCCCCATACCTTGACGAATATTTGCAGTCATATTTTGTAGATGTTTGTCGTGAGTACCTGCATCTTTTAAATGTCGTTGGTCAGCTTCCAATCAAGCTTGTAAAAATTGGTACCTGGATTGGAAAAGAGGGCACTATCGATGTGATTGGTCAGAGCTCAAACCGTGAAAATGTTGTTGGTATATGTAACTGGGCAGAGAAGCAGATGAGCTACTCGCGCTACGAGGAACTTCTGGAATCTATGAAGAAAGCTCGCATAACAGCCAATACAATTTACCTTTTTTCAGCTACCAAATTCGATTCAAAGCTGGTTGAATTATCAAAAGAAAATAAATCAGTTGTCTTAGTAGACATGACTGAATTATAA
- a CDS encoding response regulator: MSEKLLIISHGSTFMVDAIEKNLRQVGFETFVCDPMDKDFKDKVDNYNIYLIYLGDYIMDVAESFVYLKDTCIEQEKSLNVIGDSMEMQEFHKVIPEGVIENVFSRPLDIKKMTTVMEEVGLQSDSNAKKKSILLVDDDATFLRTVKEWLSDKYKVTIVSSGMQAITYIAKNIPDLILLDYEMPVTNGPQVLEMIRSENTTADIPVIFLTGKDDKESVTKVLALKPQGYILKSAGRQKLVGQIEEFFAIKKAAQ; this comes from the coding sequence ATGAGTGAAAAATTATTAATCATCAGTCACGGCTCAACATTTATGGTTGATGCCATCGAGAAGAATTTAAGGCAGGTTGGGTTTGAGACTTTTGTTTGTGACCCGATGGATAAGGATTTTAAGGATAAGGTAGATAATTATAATATCTATCTCATTTACCTTGGGGATTATATTATGGATGTGGCCGAATCCTTTGTATATCTGAAGGACACCTGTATAGAGCAGGAAAAGTCACTTAATGTCATTGGTGATAGCATGGAAATGCAGGAGTTTCACAAGGTTATTCCTGAGGGAGTAATTGAAAATGTTTTTTCCCGACCACTTGATATAAAGAAGATGACTACGGTGATGGAAGAGGTTGGGTTACAATCAGATTCTAATGCCAAAAAGAAGTCCATTCTTCTTGTTGACGATGATGCAACCTTCCTTAGAACTGTCAAGGAATGGCTGTCTGATAAATATAAGGTCACAATTGTTAGCTCTGGAATGCAGGCAATTACTTATATTGCCAAGAATATCCCAGATTTGATTCTTCTTGACTATGAGATGCCTGTTACAAATGGACCTCAGGTATTGGAAATGATCAGAAGCGAGAATACGACAGCTGATATCCCTGTTATTTTCCTTACAGGCAAGGATGATAAGGAAAGTGTGACCAAAGTTTTGGCATTAAAACCACAGGGATATATCCTTAAAAGTGCCGGTAGACAGAAGCTTGTTGGACAGATTGAAGAATTCTTTGCAATCAAAAAGGCGGCACAGTAA
- a CDS encoding response regulator gives MASDNQVYTVKVFTSGNTVNKIIGTIVLLLLSVGICYISTSHSGDYFTKSGSEIVAGFYLFPILLLAGLYGYLVAFAVFLIGFIFALCFNMQNAYSLVIYLSAMLCFSLCSQDLYFKKLWKTILACTITFMAITFNNYLCFSAVANMDYKMTNFFESNFYTYKELIAIYGTGLFFFIFFNYAPDRWKYCFPLGVVYATENPDIKDVWRRLRRTRLSIKLTSTIILVEVVLGIGVAIFMMVLFPDIKKLFTTRQKYDDKGQIVQVADMANEMENIDFQIDDAMISFDLKMIMLMLCAGVPLAGFANFYTKSYIAGPLGEMSDFMQSYATASDDDKIIYGHNIDDIAVNSHDEIRVMYEAVHETVYEMEAFIQRQEERQQIEADLEVAKRSSEAKSSFLSNMSHEIRTPINAVLGMDEMILREAKDEEILGYASDIKRAGTNLLRIVNDILDFSKIEAGKMEIIPVEYELSSVLNDLVNMIKKRAEDKGLRLVVNVDPMIPHLLYGDEIRLKQVITNILTNAVKYTETGGVVLSVQWKSCSIEEMQALDEAVLNQLDNNCRAKGNITLEVSVEDTGMGIKPEDMDKLFNSFERADEKRNRTIEGTGLGMSITTNLLSLMGSKLNVQSEYGVGSRFSFDIIQRIVDEKPIGDFADSLKKSEIMASTYRESFIAPDAKVLVVDDTEVNLTVFKNLLKQTQVNIDAATSGFECLEMIKECKYDIIFLDHRMPEMDGIECLEHIKADKEGLNISTPVIALTANAVSGAREMYMNAGFDNYLTKPIAADLLESTIVEYLPENLVQRREEEDMGKYSESPLPDWIDKLPFVNVRAGVENCGGNDSYRNALQSYMESVDDMQNDIKSALEEGRISDYTTKVHALKSSSRIIGAGELGTIAEELEKAGNENNMDVINSFTDELLSYHKSLGYVLKRYMGQEDFAEDKPVITKEKLAEAYGALKEISMLFDYDSAQSVIAAIDDYEMPEEEAEKYKAIKKAVNNADWDTLNKLMEG, from the coding sequence ATGGCTTCAGATAACCAGGTATACACTGTGAAGGTTTTTACAAGTGGAAACACGGTGAATAAGATTATAGGCACCATTGTGCTTTTGCTTTTAAGTGTTGGGATTTGCTATATTTCAACATCCCATAGTGGGGATTATTTTACTAAATCCGGTTCAGAGATTGTGGCTGGTTTCTATTTGTTTCCAATTTTACTGCTAGCTGGATTATACGGATATTTGGTTGCATTCGCTGTATTCCTGATTGGATTTATCTTTGCTCTCTGCTTCAATATGCAAAATGCCTATTCTTTGGTTATTTATTTATCAGCTATGTTATGCTTCTCCCTCTGTAGTCAGGATTTATATTTTAAGAAGCTTTGGAAGACCATCCTTGCCTGTACAATCACCTTTATGGCTATCACCTTTAATAATTATCTGTGCTTTAGTGCTGTTGCTAACATGGATTATAAGATGACCAATTTCTTTGAGTCGAATTTTTATACTTATAAGGAATTGATAGCTATTTACGGTACTGGCTTGTTCTTTTTTATATTTTTCAATTATGCGCCCGACAGGTGGAAATACTGCTTTCCTCTGGGCGTTGTTTATGCCACGGAAAATCCAGATATAAAGGATGTATGGCGAAGACTTAGACGGACCAGACTTAGTATTAAGCTGACGTCAACTATTATTCTGGTAGAGGTTGTTTTGGGAATTGGCGTTGCCATCTTTATGATGGTTCTGTTTCCAGATATTAAAAAGCTATTTACAACACGTCAAAAGTATGATGATAAAGGTCAAATTGTTCAAGTGGCTGATATGGCAAATGAGATGGAAAATATTGATTTCCAGATTGATGATGCCATGATTTCCTTTGACCTGAAAATGATTATGCTGATGCTTTGCGCTGGTGTTCCACTGGCAGGTTTTGCTAACTTTTATACAAAGAGCTATATTGCAGGTCCTCTAGGTGAAATGTCAGATTTTATGCAAAGCTATGCTACAGCATCGGATGATGACAAAATTATTTATGGTCACAATATAGATGACATAGCTGTAAACTCCCATGATGAAATACGAGTAATGTATGAAGCAGTACATGAGACGGTTTATGAGATGGAGGCATTTATCCAAAGGCAGGAGGAAAGGCAGCAGATTGAGGCTGATTTGGAGGTGGCGAAGCGCTCCAGTGAGGCTAAATCAAGCTTCTTGTCTAATATGTCCCATGAAATCAGAACACCTATAAATGCTGTCCTTGGAATGGATGAGATGATTCTTAGAGAAGCCAAGGATGAGGAAATTTTAGGATATGCTTCAGATATTAAACGTGCTGGAACGAATCTTCTCAGAATAGTAAATGATATTCTTGATTTTTCTAAAATTGAAGCAGGAAAGATGGAGATTATTCCGGTTGAATATGAGCTTTCATCTGTGCTTAATGATCTTGTAAATATGATTAAGAAACGTGCAGAGGATAAAGGCCTTAGGCTGGTTGTAAATGTTGACCCGATGATTCCTCACTTGCTTTATGGTGATGAGATTCGCCTGAAACAGGTTATTACAAATATCCTTACAAATGCGGTAAAGTACACGGAAACTGGAGGTGTTGTCCTAAGCGTGCAGTGGAAATCCTGCTCAATAGAAGAAATGCAAGCGCTTGATGAAGCGGTGTTAAATCAGCTTGATAATAATTGTAGGGCAAAGGGGAATATTACTCTGGAGGTTTCAGTTGAAGATACTGGAATGGGTATTAAGCCTGAGGATATGGATAAGCTTTTCAATTCCTTCGAGAGAGCAGATGAAAAGCGCAATCGTACTATTGAAGGAACTGGCCTTGGAATGAGCATCACCACCAATTTGCTTAGCCTGATGGGAAGCAAATTGAATGTTCAGAGTGAATATGGAGTTGGTTCTAGATTTAGTTTTGATATTATTCAAAGAATTGTGGATGAAAAACCAATTGGAGACTTCGCAGATAGCCTGAAGAAATCTGAAATTATGGCATCAACATATAGGGAATCCTTTATTGCTCCAGATGCAAAAGTTCTTGTGGTGGATGATACAGAGGTTAATCTTACTGTTTTTAAGAATCTTTTAAAGCAGACGCAGGTCAATATTGATGCTGCAACTTCAGGCTTTGAATGCCTTGAAATGATTAAAGAATGTAAATACGATATAATATTCTTAGATCACCGTATGCCAGAGATGGATGGCATAGAATGCTTAGAGCACATTAAAGCAGATAAAGAAGGGTTAAACATTTCTACACCTGTAATTGCTCTTACGGCAAATGCAGTTTCGGGGGCCAGGGAAATGTACATGAATGCAGGCTTCGACAATTATCTCACAAAGCCGATAGCAGCAGATTTGTTGGAGTCTACCATTGTAGAATATTTACCTGAAAATTTAGTACAAAGGAGAGAGGAAGAGGATATGGGAAAGTATAGTGAAAGTCCGTTACCTGATTGGATTGACAAGCTTCCATTTGTAAATGTGAGGGCCGGAGTGGAAAATTGCGGTGGCAATGATTCTTATAGAAATGCTCTTCAATCTTACATGGAATCAGTTGATGACATGCAAAATGATATTAAATCTGCCTTGGAAGAAGGACGTATTTCTGACTATACCACCAAGGTTCATGCCCTGAAGAGCTCGTCACGTATCATTGGCGCAGGAGAGCTTGGCACAATTGCTGAGGAGCTTGAAAAGGCTGGCAATGAAAATAATATGGATGTCATTAATTCCTTTACAGATGAGCTTCTAAGTTATCATAAGTCCTTGGGTTATGTTCTTAAGCGTTATATGGGACAGGAGGATTTTGCAGAAGATAAACCTGTTATTACCAAGGAAAAGCTGGCGGAAGCTTACGGTGCACTTAAAGAAATTTCCATGCTCTTTGATTATGACAGCGCTCAGTCAGTAATTGCTGCAATCGATGATTATGAAATGCCTGAGGAAGAGGCTGAAAAATATAAGGCTATTAAAAAGGCTGTAAATAATGCGGACTGGGATACATTGAATAAGCTTATGGAAGGATAG
- the asd gene encoding aspartate-semialdehyde dehydrogenase has product MSEKLRVGILGGTGMVGQRFISLLENHPWFEVTTIAASPRSAGQRYEDAVGGRWKMTTPMPEAVKDIIVKNVNEVEEVASEVDFVFSAVDMSKDEIKAIEEAYAKTETPVVSNNSAHRWTPDVPMVVPEINPQHMEVIEFQKKRLGTTRGFVAVKPNCSIQSYAPVLTAWKEFEPYEVVATTYQAISGAGKTFKDWPEMEGNIIPFISGEEEKSEKEPLRIWGEIKDGVIVPADDVKITSQCIRVPVLNGHTAAVFVKFKKQPTKQQLIDAINNFSGAPQELNLPSAPKQFIRYMEEDNRPQVALDVDYENGMGINVGRLREDSIYDWKFVGLSHNTVRGAAGGAVLCAELLKAKGYITKK; this is encoded by the coding sequence ATGAGCGAGAAGTTAAGAGTCGGAATTCTTGGTGGAACTGGTATGGTTGGTCAGAGATTTATTTCTCTTTTAGAGAACCATCCTTGGTTTGAGGTTACTACAATTGCTGCCAGCCCAAGAAGTGCCGGACAGAGATATGAAGATGCAGTCGGCGGAAGATGGAAAATGACTACTCCAATGCCAGAAGCAGTGAAGGACATCATCGTAAAGAACGTAAATGAGGTAGAGGAAGTGGCTTCAGAGGTTGATTTTGTATTCTCAGCTGTAGATATGTCTAAGGATGAAATCAAAGCCATCGAGGAAGCTTATGCAAAGACTGAGACTCCAGTAGTTTCAAACAACTCAGCACATAGATGGACACCAGACGTTCCTATGGTAGTGCCTGAAATTAACCCACAGCACATGGAGGTTATCGAGTTCCAGAAGAAGAGACTTGGTACAACACGTGGTTTCGTAGCTGTAAAGCCAAACTGCTCAATTCAGTCATACGCACCAGTTCTTACAGCTTGGAAGGAGTTTGAGCCATACGAGGTAGTTGCTACAACATACCAGGCTATCTCAGGAGCAGGCAAGACATTTAAGGATTGGCCAGAGATGGAGGGCAATATTATTCCATTTATCTCAGGTGAGGAAGAAAAGTCAGAGAAGGAGCCTCTTAGAATCTGGGGCGAAATCAAGGATGGTGTTATCGTTCCTGCTGATGATGTAAAGATTACAAGCCAGTGTATTCGTGTACCTGTCCTCAATGGACATACAGCAGCTGTATTTGTTAAGTTCAAGAAACAGCCTACAAAGCAGCAGCTTATTGACGCAATCAACAATTTCTCTGGTGCACCACAGGAGCTTAACCTTCCTTCAGCACCAAAGCAGTTCATCCGTTACATGGAGGAGGATAACAGACCTCAGGTTGCTCTTGATGTAGATTACGAGAACGGTATGGGAATCAATGTTGGTCGTCTTCGCGAGGATAGCATTTACGATTGGAAATTCGTAGGTCTCAGCCACAACACAGTTCGTGGCGCAGCAGGCGGAGCAGTGCTTTGCGCAGAGCTTCTTAAGGCTAAGGGCTATATCACAAAGAAATAA
- the argH gene encoding argininosuccinate lyase has translation MAQLWGGRFTKSTDQMVYDFNASINFDKKLFEQDVRGSRAHVKMLAAVGVITEAERDEILKGLDGIEADVNSGALEITSEYEDVHSFVEANLIDRIGDAGKKLHTGRSRNDQVALDMRLYTRDQVEKTAEELKHLLSTILGIMESNIDTIMPGFTHLQKAQPITLAHHMGAYFEMFKRDVLRLNDIRTRMNYCPLGSGALAGTTYPLDRDMTAELLGFDGPTANSMDGVSDRDYLIEFLSALCTIQMHLSRFSEEVIIWNSNEYRFVEIDDAFSTGSSIMPQKKNPDIAELVRGKTGRVYGALMSLLTTMKGIPLAYNKDMQEDKEMAFDAMKTVQDCIVLFDGMLATMKFNNDVMADSAKNGFTNATDAADYLVCHGVPFRDAHGIIGQVVLYCIENGIAIDDMSLEELKSISPAFEEDIFEAISMETCVNKRLTIGAPGHDAMLQEIKKCKEFLI, from the coding sequence ATGGCACAGTTGTGGGGAGGTAGATTTACAAAATCTACCGATCAGATGGTTTATGATTTCAATGCTTCAATCAATTTCGACAAGAAGCTTTTCGAGCAGGATGTACGTGGCAGTCGTGCTCATGTAAAAATGCTTGCTGCTGTGGGAGTTATTACAGAAGCTGAGCGCGATGAGATTCTTAAAGGGCTCGATGGTATTGAGGCAGATGTTAATTCGGGCGCTCTTGAAATAACCTCTGAGTACGAGGATGTCCACAGCTTTGTGGAGGCTAATCTTATCGATAGAATAGGTGATGCGGGCAAGAAGCTTCACACTGGAAGATCTCGTAATGATCAGGTGGCTCTTGATATGCGTCTTTACACCCGCGACCAGGTGGAGAAGACAGCAGAGGAATTGAAGCATTTGCTTTCCACAATCCTTGGTATTATGGAGTCTAACATTGATACCATCATGCCAGGCTTCACCCACCTTCAGAAGGCGCAGCCAATTACACTTGCCCATCATATGGGTGCCTATTTTGAAATGTTCAAGCGTGATGTTTTGCGTCTGAATGATATCAGAACTCGAATGAATTATTGTCCTTTAGGTTCAGGGGCACTTGCAGGAACCACCTATCCATTGGACAGAGACATGACAGCGGAGCTTTTAGGTTTTGATGGTCCGACTGCAAATTCAATGGATGGCGTTTCAGATCGTGATTATTTAATTGAATTTTTATCAGCACTTTGTACTATCCAGATGCATCTTTCGCGTTTTTCGGAGGAGGTTATCATCTGGAACAGTAATGAATATCGTTTTGTGGAGATTGATGATGCGTTTTCAACAGGAAGTTCAATCATGCCACAGAAAAAGAATCCTGATATTGCAGAGCTTGTCCGTGGAAAGACAGGACGAGTTTATGGGGCTTTAATGTCACTTCTTACCACAATGAAAGGCATTCCTCTTGCCTACAATAAGGACATGCAGGAGGATAAGGAGATGGCTTTTGATGCCATGAAGACAGTTCAGGATTGTATTGTGCTATTTGATGGCATGCTTGCTACTATGAAGTTTAACAATGATGTGATGGCAGATTCTGCAAAGAATGGCTTTACAAATGCAACAGACGCAGCTGATTACTTAGTTTGTCATGGAGTGCCTTTCCGTGACGCACATGGAATAATTGGTCAGGTTGTTCTTTACTGTATTGAAAATGGCATTGCTATTGACGATATGTCTTTAGAGGAGCTTAAATCTATTTCACCAGCTTTTGAAGAAGACATATTTGAGGCTATTTCAATGGAGACTTGTGTGAACAAACGACTTACCATTGGTGCGCCGGGACATGATGCAATGCTACAGGAAATAAAAAAATGTAAAGAATTCCTAATTTAG
- a CDS encoding epoxyqueuosine reductase QueH encodes MNKVNYQKELDKLINEFEKEGRVPSLLLHSCCGPCSSYCIEYLSQFFNITVFYYNPNIYPDEEYYHRVKEQQRFINEFPTKHPVAFIEGDYDTDRFYAMARGLENEPEKGARCHKCYDLRLRRTAEVAKEKGFDFFTTTLTISPMKDSQVLNEIGLRIGQETGVEWLPSDFKKKEGYKRSTELSREFQMYRQDYCGCVYSYRDRQAQIQNAKQED; translated from the coding sequence ATGAACAAAGTAAATTATCAAAAGGAATTAGACAAATTAATCAATGAATTCGAAAAAGAAGGCCGCGTGCCTTCTTTATTGCTACATAGCTGCTGCGGACCTTGCAGTAGCTATTGTATAGAGTATCTTTCCCAGTTTTTTAATATCACTGTTTTCTATTACAATCCCAATATCTATCCTGACGAGGAGTACTATCATCGCGTCAAGGAACAGCAGAGATTTATAAATGAATTTCCTACAAAGCATCCTGTGGCTTTTATTGAAGGAGATTATGACACTGACAGGTTCTATGCAATGGCGCGCGGCCTTGAAAATGAACCTGAAAAAGGGGCCAGGTGTCACAAGTGCTACGACCTTCGTTTGAGGAGAACAGCTGAAGTGGCAAAAGAAAAAGGGTTTGACTTTTTTACAACAACGCTTACAATATCCCCAATGAAAGATTCCCAGGTGCTCAATGAAATTGGGCTTCGGATAGGGCAGGAGACGGGTGTGGAATGGCTTCCTTCCGATTTCAAAAAGAAGGAGGGCTATAAGCGTTCTACGGAACTATCCAGGGAATTTCAGATGTATAGACAGGACTATTGCGGTTGTGTTTATTCATATAGAGATAGACAGGCACAAATACAGAATGCAAAACAGGAGGATTAG
- a CDS encoding ABC transporter ATP-binding protein: MEFIQFDHVSKSYDKQLVLDELDLYIKENTFVTLLGPSGCGKTTTLRLLGGFEKPDSGKIFLNGNDITALPANLRPINTVFQKYALFPHMTIEENIAFGLNIQKKSKDYIKDKVKYALKLVNLDGFEKRSIDSLSGGQQQRIAIARAIVNEPKVLLLDEPLGALDLKLRQNMQYELMKIKQELGITFLYVTHDQEEALTMSDTIVVMNQGYIQQIGTPEDIYNEPENAFVADFIGESNIIEGIMIKDELVSFLGVQVPCVDKGFGTMKPVDVVIRPEDVELGAPGKGFMDGVITDCLFKGVHYELDVQCGQYEWLVHTTKYFEIGQHVSLNVIPFNIQIMNKPESEDEEVMKEDD; encoded by the coding sequence TTGGAATTTATTCAGTTTGATCATGTATCAAAAAGCTACGACAAGCAGCTTGTCCTTGATGAATTGGATCTTTATATCAAGGAAAATACTTTCGTCACTCTGTTAGGACCTTCTGGTTGCGGCAAAACCACAACACTTCGTCTTTTAGGCGGTTTCGAAAAGCCTGACTCTGGTAAAATCTTTCTTAACGGTAACGACATCACTGCTCTACCAGCAAACTTAAGACCTATCAATACGGTCTTTCAGAAGTATGCTCTTTTCCCACATATGACTATCGAAGAAAATATTGCCTTTGGTCTTAACATTCAGAAGAAATCAAAGGATTACATAAAGGACAAGGTTAAATATGCCCTAAAGCTTGTTAACCTTGATGGTTTTGAAAAGCGCTCTATCGACTCACTGTCTGGTGGTCAGCAACAGCGCATCGCTATTGCCCGCGCCATCGTAAATGAGCCAAAGGTTCTTCTTTTGGACGAACCACTTGGCGCTTTGGATCTAAAGCTTCGCCAGAACATGCAGTACGAGCTTATGAAAATCAAGCAGGAGCTTGGCATTACCTTCCTTTACGTTACACACGACCAGGAAGAGGCTCTTACCATGTCTGATACCATTGTGGTTATGAACCAGGGCTACATCCAGCAGATTGGTACCCCTGAGGATATTTACAACGAGCCTGAAAATGCTTTCGTTGCCGACTTCATTGGTGAAAGCAATATTATAGAAGGAATCATGATTAAGGATGAGCTTGTTTCATTCCTTGGTGTTCAGGTTCCTTGCGTTGATAAGGGCTTCGGTACCATGAAGCCTGTGGATGTTGTTATTCGTCCAGAGGATGTAGAGCTTGGAGCTCCTGGAAAGGGCTTCATGGATGGAGTCATCACCGATTGCCTCTTCAAAGGTGTTCACTATGAGCTTGATGTTCAGTGCGGACAGTACGAATGGCTTGTCCACACAACAAAATACTTCGAAATTGGCCAGCACGTTTCCCTAAACGTAATTCCATTCAACATTCAGATTATGAACAAGCCTGAGTCAGAGGATGAGGAGGTAATGAAGGAAGATGATTAA
- a CDS encoding ABC transporter permease, with protein MINKFRTSFLAAPYAVWVLICTILPLLYILGYALTNDAGSFTISNLTAIAEPVHLKSLWLSIKVAFVTTIICLIIAYPVALILHNLKITNKGFIVFLFILPMWMNFMLRILAWQIILSNNGILNSILSAIGLPTIHILYTKAAVTLGMVYDFLPYMILPIYNALSKINDQIVEAAADLGANWLTTFTKITIPLSKDGIISGIIMVFVPALSSFVVSNLLGGGKVLLIGNVIEQEFTLARNWNLGSGLSIILMIFVLVSMSIMNKVDDSENGGMLV; from the coding sequence ATGATTAATAAATTTCGAACCAGCTTTCTTGCAGCACCTTACGCAGTCTGGGTTCTGATTTGCACAATTCTTCCTCTGCTTTATATTTTAGGTTACGCCCTGACAAATGATGCTGGAAGCTTCACAATTTCAAACCTTACAGCCATCGCTGAACCAGTTCATCTGAAATCTCTTTGGCTCTCAATCAAGGTTGCATTTGTCACAACTATTATCTGCCTGATAATAGCTTATCCTGTTGCGTTGATTTTGCACAATCTGAAAATCACCAACAAAGGATTTATTGTATTTCTGTTTATTCTTCCTATGTGGATGAATTTTATGCTTCGTATTCTTGCATGGCAGATTATTCTTTCCAACAACGGAATCCTAAACAGCATTCTTTCAGCAATTGGTCTTCCAACCATCCACATCCTTTATACAAAGGCTGCAGTTACACTTGGAATGGTCTACGACTTTTTGCCTTACATGATTTTGCCAATTTACAATGCCCTTTCAAAGATTAACGACCAAATAGTTGAAGCGGCAGCAGATCTTGGTGCAAATTGGCTCACAACCTTTACAAAAATTACCATTCCACTTTCAAAGGATGGAATTATTTCAGGAATCATTATGGTATTCGTTCCTGCACTTTCATCTTTCGTTGTTTCAAACCTCTTGGGTGGTGGAAAGGTTCTTCTTATTGGAAATGTTATCGAGCAGGAATTTACTCTTGCCCGCAACTGGAATCTTGGTTCCGGTCTTTCAATCATCCTTATGATTTTTGTGCTTGTTTCAATGTCAATTATGAATAAGGTTGATGATTCTGAGAATGGAGGTATGCTTGTATGA